Part of the Spirochaetota bacterium genome, CCTTCGCCGTGCATGTTTCACCCGTGGGTGCCTATGCTTTTGAGAATTGGTCCTTGGGTGCGCCGCATTCCGGGCATGTCCAGCCGTCGGGAAGCTTCTCGAACGGCGTCCCCGCCGGTATCTTATTCTTCGGATCACCTTTTGCCGGGTCATAGACGTAGCCGCAGACATCGCATACATACTTATCCATGGATGCTCCTTATTTCCGCATGATTATAATAAAAAAGCATTGGAAGTCCAATAATCCCTATGTCC contains:
- a CDS encoding rubredoxin, translated to MDKYVCDVCGYVYDPAKGDPKNKIPAGTPFEKLPDGWTCPECGAPKDQFSKA